A single region of the Ctenopharyngodon idella isolate HZGC_01 chromosome 21, HZGC01, whole genome shotgun sequence genome encodes:
- the cfap53 gene encoding cilia- and flagella-associated protein 53 — MLTTHRRRTREITGPAHSVAVRARHHLSNDVDNLFLRRRKQEATQNEVLEFTKDQSSCDVRMRWERNTQRRMVSATISRHLEEAREQYQMGIDEKRERLRELLESEEQELFREMEAKKETVLERQAKMLERATTLRERRESERQRLVADKLDQLFREQSEELRTVQMKRRQDEVCTERESQIRTKEEVRRMKEEEDRLFAQMWESDRLAKEERHNQEVQRQRENNLQQKTFLQTQMETAEQQRVLAKQLKQEEAQLLRDQREMLRLEAEREHRQKLQDQEKRRKQLDLSLRLKMKRLARDRQDELALDMSILEQLLTEERDEKQDEVLKKLERQEEQHRYREYLAEQLKEQKRQEAETEQLFESELQQTWARREAQWRLEKTARDRLMKDVMDTRRLQIQEKLNDNMQKQAETLKEREELDRIIQENKLLDEEEKTRLREATQEYRADLLAQMLHRQHIREAEQAEKEHEFQKGLMYQEQYNKKIQDILSRPISSTTAVHPFRRRERGCSSSGGQLA, encoded by the exons atGTTGACAACACACCGAAGAAGGACACGGGAAATAACTGGACCTGCACATTCCGTGGCAGTG AGAGCAAGACATCATTTATCTAATGACGTAGACAACCTGTTTCTGAGGAGAAGGAAACAGGAGGCGACACAGAATGAGGTGCTGGAGTTTACCAAGGATCAAAGCTCCTGTGATGTGAGAATGAGATGGGAAAGGAACACACAGCGCCGGATGGTGTCGGCCACTATTAGTAGACATCTAGAGGAAGCAAGAGAGCAGTACCAGATGGGCATTGATGAGAAGAGGGAAAG GCTTCGTGAACTGCTGGAGTCAGAAGAGCAGGAACTCTTCAGGGAGATGGAGGCAAAAAAAGAGACCGTGTTGGAGAGGCAGGCTAAAATGCTTGAAAGAGCCACGACTCTACGAGAGAGAAGGGAGAGTGAGAGACAGAGACTTGTTGCTGATAAACTCGATCAGCTCTTCAG AGAGCAGAGTGAGGAGCTGCGTACTGTGCAGATGAAGCGCAGACAGGATGAAGTCTGCACTGAGCGTGAATCTCAGATCCGTACTAAGGAGGAAGTGCGACGAatgaaagaagaagaagacagACTGTTCGCTCAGATGTGGGAGAGTGACAGGCTGGCTAAAGAGGAGCGTCATAACCAGGAGGTTCAGCGTCAGAGAGAGAACAACCTCCAGCAGAAGACATTCCTGCAGACACAGATGGAAACGGCTGAGCAGCAGAGAGTCCTGGCCAAGCAACTGAAGCAAGAGGAGGCCCAGTTACTG AGAGACCAGAGGGAGATGCTTCGTCTGGAGGCAGAGAGAGAACACAGACAGAAGCTCCAAGACCAGGAGAAACGACGTAAGCAGCTGGACCTTTCACTTCGGCTGAAGATGAAGCGCCTGGCTCGAGATCGCCAGGATGAGCTGGCTCTGGATATGAGCATCCTGGAGCAgcttttgactgaagaaagagatGAAAAGCAGGATGAGGTCCTCAAAAAG CTGGAGCGTCAAGAGGAGCAGCACAGGTACCGGGAGTATCTAGCAGAGCAGCTCAAAGAGCAGAAACGACAAGAAGCTGAGACGGAGCAACTGTTTGAATCAGAGCTCCAGCAGACCTGGGCCCGCAGGGAGGCACAGTGGCGTCTGGAAAAGACAGCGAGAGACAGACTCATGAAGGATGTCATGGACACTCGCCGGTTGCAGATCCAGGAGAAGT TGAACGACAACATGCAGAAACAAGCTGAGAcgttaaaagagagagaggagctTGACCGAATCATTCAAGAGAACAAATTGCTggatgaagaagaaaaaactcg TTTAAGGGAGGCCACTCAGGAGTATCGGGCTGATTTACTGGCTCAGATGCTGCACCGCCAGCACATTCGTGAAGCAGAACAAGCTGAGAAAGAACACGAGTTCCAGAAGGGTCTAATGTATCAGGAGCAGTACAATAAGAAGATTCAGGACATCCTTTCAAGGCCCATATCCAGCACCACAGCAGTTCATCCCTTCAGGAGACGAGAGCGTGGCTGCTCCAGCTCTGGTGGACAGTTGGCATAA